Genomic segment of Streptococcus australis:
GTTCAGGAGAAACAATCTCAAAGGCATAACCACGGCTTCCTTTAAATAGATGAGGAAGAGACTTCATCTGTGAAAGAAGACCCTCAATTTCAGAAGGGTTCTCAACTTTTACTATGAGTCTAGCTAGTTTCTTAAGCCCTTCAACTCTCCGAGTTCGCATGCTCGGAGATTCTTCTAAAATCAATCTTTCCGTACCTGTTTGGTCACCAAGTGAAAGGAAAGCAGATTCTTCTAATAAGGGCTTCATCCCAAGAGTTTCAATGTAAAATTTTTCATTTAATTTTCGGTTATTGACCTTCAAAGTCGGAATAATTTGTATCATTTGATTTGCATTCATGGTTTCCTCCAACTCTTTTATTTTAAAGGATTTTAAGATTTTTTACAAGCTATTCTACTTAAATTCTAGAATTTTTTGAAAAAATTTCCAGTAAAAAAACTGGGGAAACCCAGTTTCGTTTCTTATAGGTAAAGTAGTTTGAATAGTGCTACTGCTGCAATACCCGCTGCGATTGGAGCTACAACTGGTACCCATGCATACCACCATTTTGAATCACCCTTGTGTTGACCAAGAACTGATTTTGGAAGAACAGCGTGAAGGAGACGTGGTCCAAAGTCACGAGCAGGGTTCAAACCAGGTCCTGTAGGACCACCAAGAGATGTTACCAAGGCCATCACTAGGAAACCAAGGGCCAAGTGAGCGACTGAAAGTCCAGCAGCTGTGTGAGGTGCTACTTGAGCTTTCACTGCCATTTCAGTTAAATCAACTGTTTGACCAGCCTGAGTAGCCATTTGTTTCATGTATTGAAGAACCTCAGCACCAAAGTAGTTCTTTGTCATACCTAGTGCTGCAAAGAAGAGAACGAATGAACCAACAAACTCGTTGATAAAACCGTTAACAGATGCTGCAAAGTGTGATTCTTTTGTTCCTTGGTCAACATTTGAAATAGTTGAGAAAGTTCCCAAGATATTATTTGGATTTTCTGTTTTCAAGTAGTAAGGACGATGAGTTGCAACAACCAAAGCTTGTCCAAAGATTGCTCCCAAAACTTGTGCGATAATGTATGGCACTACTTGAGCCCAAGGGAAAAGTCCACTAACTGCAAGACCAAGAGTGAATGCTGGGTTGATGTGGTTACCAGATACATTACCAAACATCAAGGCCGGAATCATAACCCCCATACCATAACCAACAGCGATAACGAGCCAGCCACTTTGGTGACCTTTCGTACCTTTAAGTTCAACGTTAGCAACTGCACCATTACCAAGAATGATCAAAATAGCAGTTCCCAAGAATTCAGTGGCATATTTAATAGCCCATGTAAAATCCATTTGATAGATTCTCCTTAAAATTTTTTAGACAATCCTTATTCTATCAATTTTTAGGTCTTTTAGCAACCGATTTTCTAAAAGAATATCTGGAAAACGCTTTATTTAATCTATTTTTAAATCTCTACTGTCAAAACTTGTCCTTGCTTGACAACCTGTTCTCCAGCAATATAGACATCATCAACATCACTGGATTTGACTGCATAAACGAGGTGAGATAGCATATTTTCCTGAGGTTGGAGATGGATTTTCCCTTGTGGTTGGATGACCAGAAAATCTGCTTGCTTGCCAACTTCCAGACTTCCTATCTGTTCTTGCACACCGAGGACCTTAGCTCCTTCTATCGTCAATGCCTTGAGGGCCGTTTCGATTGAAAACTGGCTGGCATCTCCACTCTTCATTTTCTGTAAGAGAGCTGCTGTTCGTCCTTCCTCAAACATATCAAGGTTGTTGTTGGAAGCAACTGAATCAGTAGCAATACCAACTGCCACTCCTGCTTTTTGGAGTTGGATGATTGGAGCAATTCCCGAAGCTAGTTTGAGATTGCTGATAGGATTGTGAGCGATAGCCACTTGAGAAGTCGCCAAGAGTTCAATTTCTCGCTCGTTTAATTCTACCCCGTGAGCAAAGACAGAGGGATGGTCTAAGTAACCCAGTTCTTCAAGAAAGGCAAGGGGGCGTTTGCCGTATCGTTTCAGGATAATTCCTGACTCCTCCTTGGTCTCCGCAACATGGATATGGAGAGGAATGTTTAGCTCTTTTGCCAAATCCAAACTCGCTTGCAGCAAATCTTTACTACAGCTGTAGGGAGAATGTGGTGCTACCATAACCTTGAAATTTGGATTTTTATATTCTAAGATTTCCTCGATGATGGCACGTGTTCTACTTATGGTCTCATCAGTAGTCTCCGCCTCGGAAGAAAAGAGGGTCGGTGAGAAATAACAACGCATCTTGGAAGCTTTCACTGCCTGATAAATTTGCTTGATATCCACACCATTGGGATTATACATATCGTTGAAGGTTGTTGTTCCTGACTGAAGCATCTCTGTCAGAGCCTGCTTGACCGCCTTGGTAGTTATGTCGGGCGTAAATCCTGCTTCTGCAGGCCAGATATAGTCATTGAGCCATTCATGGAGATTGCTATCATCTCGGATTCCGCGTAAGCCTGTCATAGCTGAATGGGTATGGCAATTGACCAAACCAGGCATAATCCAGGCCCCCTGATAGTCTATAATCTGCTCAGCTTGCTCTAAAATCTCTTGCTTCTCTTGACCGACAGAGACGATTTTAGAATCCTTAACAGCCAAGATACCATCCAGATGGACATGGAAATCTTGGTCACAAGTCACGATATTTACATGCTGAAAGACTTTCATTCTAGGCTCCTTTTCTATAAGACAATTTACAGTGAATAATTTTTCTAGCTATTGTAACAAAAAAGTCACCCGAAGGCAACTTTTAGTGTCATTAAGACTTTAAAATGGATAGGAATAGCTTATTCAGAGCTAAAAACCGCAGCCTTTTGCATTTGGTAATACTTGCCTTTTCTAGCCATGAGATCCTGATGATTGCCATGCTCCACGATGTCACCATCCACCAAGACTAGAATCAGATCCGCATCCTGAATGGTAGACAAGCGGTGGGCAATGATAAAGCTTGTTCGCCCCTTCATGAGTTTAGCAAAGGCATCCTGGACCAGCACTTCTGTCCGCGTATCGATAGAGGAAGTCGCCTCATCTAGGATGAGAATCTTGGGAATAGCCAGAAAGACTCGGGCAATGGTCAAGAGCTGGGATTGACCGACAGAGAGGGATTCACCCGCATTTTCAAGCTTGGTATCATAGCCTTGTGGCAACTGTTGGATGAAAAAGTCTGCATTGGCTGCTTTTGCAGCAGCAATGACTTGCTCTCGACTGGCTTTAGGATTGCCAAAGGCAATATTGTCATGAATGGTCCCTTGCTTGAGCCAAGTTTCTTGAAGCACCATGCCAAACTGCTGTCTCAATGACGCTCGGGTATAGTCATAAATGGATCTTCCGTCTAGCAAGATATCTCCCGAGTTAATGGGATAAAAACGCATGAGGAGATTGATGAGGGTTGATTTGCCAGCACCTGTCGGACCAACGATGGCCACCTTGCTACCAGCTGGAATATCAATCGATAAATCCTTAATCAAAATCTTTTCAGGATGGTAGCCAAAAGAGACCTGTTTAAAGGAAATAGCTCCCTTGACTTGGTCACTAGTCAAGACTTCCTTGCCTGTTTCAGCCACCTCAGGACTTTCTAAGACAGCATAGACACGTTCTGCACAAGCCAAGGCGCTTTGCAATTCGGCTAGAACTGAGGAAATATCGTTAAAGGGTTTGGTATACTGCTGAACATAGTTCAAAAAAGTCACCAAACGGCCAATGGTCAAGGTGGATCCCATCATAATGCGATAAGCTCCTACCCCAGCTAGAAGGGCATAAATGAGCGCATTGACAAAGCGAGTCGAAGGATTAACCGTTGAAGAATAAAAGATGGCTGACTGAGAATAGCTTGAGTAGTTATCATTAGCCTCATGCAATCTTTGGATAAACTCTTCTTGAGCATTAAAGGACTGGATAATAGTCTGCTGGCTAAGCGATTCTTCTATCAACTGGGTCTGAATTCCTCTAGTCTCTGTTTGTTTCTGGAAGAGATGATAGGAGCGTTTGGCAATAAAGCGTGAAATCACCATGGATAGGGGCGTCAACAGCAAGACCAAGAGGGTCATGAGGAGATGAATTTGGAGCATGGCTAAAATACTAACCAAAATCATCAAGACACCAATGAAAAATTGGTTAAAAATCATGGTCAAGCCAGCTGCCAACTGTTCGATGTCCGTGGTTACACGACTAACCATCTCCCCACTACCCTGCCTATCCACAAAGGCAATCGGTAGACGATGGAGCTTATGGATAATTCGCTCTCGCAAGTCTCTGGTATAAGAGAAAATTAGGCGATTATAAAGAAGAGGATTTACCCATTGTACTAGGGTATTTCCTATGACCACCAATACCATCTGAATGAAAATCTGCCAAAAAACTGGTGAAGAGCCCGTCACTAGGACCTGGTCAATGACCTGCCCAATTAGAATAGGTAGGTAGATTGATAAGCCAACCTGGGCAATCGTTCCTAGAAAGGCTAGGAAAAGGAGGAAAGGATGTCTTGCAAGGTCTTTAGCCAAACGTGTGAGCGTCTGGTTTGCAGTTTGTCGTCTCATGCTAGTCCTCCTTTCCATGTTGGGATGCATTGATTTCACGATAGACTTGACTGGACTTCATCAAGTCCTCGTGCTTGCCGATAGCTAGGAGCTCACCTTTTTCCAAGAGGAGAATCTGGTCAGCCATCTGTAAAGTCGAGGTTCGTTGAGAGATCAAGATTAAACTCGTATGCGGTAAGTTTTCGCGGATAGCTTTCAAGAGCTTGGACTCGGTAATGGTGTCAAGGGCCGAGGTTGCATCATCTAGGATGAGAAACGGAGTTCGACGCAAGACTGCTCGAGCGATAGACAGTCTTTGTTTTTGTCCACCTGAGAAATTCCGCCCTCCTGTCTCAACTAGGGCATCTAAGAGTCCTTCCTTGTCACTGACAAAATCCTTAGCTTGCGCAATTTCCAAGGCCTGCCAGAGTTCTTGGTCAGTTACTTCTTGATCCAAACCTAAAGTCAAGTTGGAACGAATAGTTCCCTTAAAGAGTTCTACTTTTTGGGGCACATAGGCAATCCAAGACCGCCACTGCTCCAAATTAAGAGGACTACATCCATCTCGATAAAGGTCAATACTTCCCTTATCTACTGGATAAAGTCCAAGTAAGACTTGCACTAAGCTTGATTTACCAGAACCCGTTCCCCCGATGATACCAAGAATTTGCTCCTGCTTCATATTAAAGGAAATATCTCTCAGAGAGGGTTGGCCCGCATCAGGATAGGTAAAAGTCAATTCTTGGACTTGTAAAACCTGATTACTGGTAGCTTGCTTTTGTTCTAACTCTGAATAGATGTCTTCGGGAGATTCTGCAAAGACTTCCTCGATTCGCTTAGCTGAGATATAGGACTGATTGAGGGAATTTATCAGCATAGCTAGTTTGACCAATTCCACCAAGATCTGCAAGAGGTAGTTGATAAGGGCAATGAGAGCACCTTGACTGAGTAAACCTCCTTGAATTGAAATATAACCCTGCCAGATGATAACAAGGAGAGTCCCATTCACAATCAGATAGGTTAGAGGTGTTAATAAACTAGACCAGAAACCCGTCTTTTCTTGCAAACTGGAATAGACTTGGTTAAGGGTTTGAAAAATCTGTAACTCTCGTTTTTCTTGCCCAAAGGCACGAATAACCCGCATCCCTTGCAATTGCTGGCGAGTTTCCTGAACCAGTTGATCCGTTTTCGTTCTAAGATTACCGTAGAGAGGATTGACCAGACGAGAGAGACCGACAATGACAATCGTCAAAATGACAACCATAACTAAAAACCAGAAAGTCAGATCAGCCGAGATGCGATAAGCCATAAAGATAGCCCCAAAAACGATAATAGGCGCTCGCAAAAAGAGGCGCAGGAATTGATTGATACCAGTCTGTATCTGGTAAGTGTCTGAAGTCAAGCGAGTGACCAAGCTCGAAGTTGTCAAACGATCTCTGCTGTCCTTGGGCAAGGAAAGAATATGACGATAGAGGTCGTCTGTTAGTTCTTTGGCAAACCCAACCGCTGCCTTAGCTGAGTAAAACTGGGCTATCAAGGCTACGAAAACGCCAATCACTGCAAAGATAAGGAGCAGGCCAATCTGCATCCAGAGATGTCCTTGATCTCCCTGAGGCAAAGATTGGTCAACAATCCCAGCTATCACCATGGGAACTAAGAGCTCAAAAACAGCTTCTAGTAACTTGAACAAAGGGGCTAAAATGGATTCTTTGATGTAGGGTTTGAAGTAAGATAGTAAGTGTTTCATAAATCCCTTCTATTCTTATTCTGGAAATGAAGAAAGTGGGAAGCGCCCACCCTCTCTGTTTTATTTATTTAAGTAAGGCAATAGATAGCCGTATCCTGCCTCTTCCATCTCATCCTTGGCCACAAAACGCAAGGAGGCAGAATTGATACAGTAACGGAGACCACCTAACTCCTGCGGTCCATCTGTGAAAACATGGCCCAAGTGGGCATTACCTGACCGAGAACGAACTTCGATTCGATCCATTCCATGGCTCATGTCCTTGTAATAATGAATCAATTCCTTAGAAATCGGACGGCTAAAGCTCGGCCAACCACATCCTGAGGCAAACTTATCCTTGGCGAAAAAGAGAGGCTCACCCGTTGTAATGTCTACATAAATCCCTTCTTCAAAGGTTTGGTCATAGGCATTGGTAAATGGAGCCTCTGTAGCAGCTTCTTGGGTGACATGGTAAGACTCTTCAGACAAACTTTTCCTTAACACTTCTTGACTAGGTTTTTCATAGTGAGAGGCATCAATCAATGGCTTCTCAGCATCGGTCACATCGATATGACAATACCCCGAAGGATTCTTCTTGAGATAGTCTTGGTGATAGTCTTCAGCCAGAATGTAGTGGCGAAGTTTCTCCACTTCTACTGCAATCTTTCGACCCAGCATGCGCTCCTGCTCCTGCACCACTGTATAGATAGCTGGCAGATCTGCTTCATCTTGGTAATAAATCCCAGTACGATATTGGCGACCACGGTCATTCCCTTGCTGGTTGATAGATAAAGGGTCAATGACTCGGAAATAATAGAGTAAAATCTCTCTGAGTGACACTGCCTTCTCATCGTAAATCACTTGAACCGTTTCTGCATGATCTGTTTCCTTGAGCAGCTGATAATTGGTCGTTTCGACTTGCCCATTAGCGTAGCCAACACTGGTTGCTAGCACTCCAGAAATGCGTGAAAAATATTCCTCTAGGCCCCAAAAACAACCACCTGCTAGATAAATTTCTGCCATCTTTATTTCTCCTTTATCAAGTTCTTTAACTAGACTACTTTTCAAAAAAAGGATAGGAAGTCCTCTAATCAAGAGTTTCCCCATCCTATCTGCTATTCTTTACTTTGTTTCGACACGGACACCTTGGGTATCAACCTTCAAATCATGAAGTTTGCCTTTGAAAGACTGCTTTTGCAATTCAGCTTTAATCGTGGGCATCTTGTCATGAGAAGCCAGAACCATAACTGTCGGACCAGCTCCAGAGAGATAGGTTGCATAGGCATCATTTTCTTTAGCCACTTGCTTAATCGTCGCAAATTCCCTCACCAGATCCTGACGGTAGCGCTCGTGGAAGAGGTCTCCCTCGATTGCTTGTCCAGCTGTCACCATGTCTCCTGCCAACAAGGCTGCAACAGCAACATTTGCGATAGAACTAGCTGCAACTGCTTCCTTGTAGGACAATTTCTTAGGAAGGACACCACGGCTATCGCGAGTGCGTAATTCATAGTTGGGAATATAAGCTAGAAAATCACACTCTGGGAAGTCTGCCACAATTGCTGAAACGTGTCCTTCAACAGAGCTCGCAACAACGAGATTTCCATAGATAGCCGGAGCCACATTGTCAGGATGCCCTTCAATCTTGGTCGCCAGCTGCAATTTGTCGTGGTCAGATA
This window contains:
- a CDS encoding TRZ/ATZ family protein, with amino-acid sequence MKVFQHVNIVTCDQDFHVHLDGILAVKDSKIVSVGQEKQEILEQAEQIIDYQGAWIMPGLVNCHTHSAMTGLRGIRDDSNLHEWLNDYIWPAEAGFTPDITTKAVKQALTEMLQSGTTTFNDMYNPNGVDIKQIYQAVKASKMRCYFSPTLFSSEAETTDETISRTRAIIEEILEYKNPNFKVMVAPHSPYSCSKDLLQASLDLAKELNIPLHIHVAETKEESGIILKRYGKRPLAFLEELGYLDHPSVFAHGVELNEREIELLATSQVAIAHNPISNLKLASGIAPIIQLQKAGVAVGIATDSVASNNNLDMFEEGRTAALLQKMKSGDASQFSIETALKALTIEGAKVLGVQEQIGSLEVGKQADFLVIQPQGKIHLQPQENMLSHLVYAVKSSDVDDVYIAGEQVVKQGQVLTVEI
- the gla gene encoding aquaglyceroporin Gla, translating into MDFTWAIKYATEFLGTAILIILGNGAVANVELKGTKGHQSGWLVIAVGYGMGVMIPALMFGNVSGNHINPAFTLGLAVSGLFPWAQVVPYIIAQVLGAIFGQALVVATHRPYYLKTENPNNILGTFSTISNVDQGTKESHFAASVNGFINEFVGSFVLFFAALGMTKNYFGAEVLQYMKQMATQAGQTVDLTEMAVKAQVAPHTAAGLSVAHLALGFLVMALVTSLGGPTGPGLNPARDFGPRLLHAVLPKSVLGQHKGDSKWWYAWVPVVAPIAAGIAAVALFKLLYL
- a CDS encoding ABC transporter ATP-binding protein, yielding MKHLLSYFKPYIKESILAPLFKLLEAVFELLVPMVIAGIVDQSLPQGDQGHLWMQIGLLLIFAVIGVFVALIAQFYSAKAAVGFAKELTDDLYRHILSLPKDSRDRLTTSSLVTRLTSDTYQIQTGINQFLRLFLRAPIIVFGAIFMAYRISADLTFWFLVMVVILTIVIVGLSRLVNPLYGNLRTKTDQLVQETRQQLQGMRVIRAFGQEKRELQIFQTLNQVYSSLQEKTGFWSSLLTPLTYLIVNGTLLVIIWQGYISIQGGLLSQGALIALINYLLQILVELVKLAMLINSLNQSYISAKRIEEVFAESPEDIYSELEQKQATSNQVLQVQELTFTYPDAGQPSLRDISFNMKQEQILGIIGGTGSGKSSLVQVLLGLYPVDKGSIDLYRDGCSPLNLEQWRSWIAYVPQKVELFKGTIRSNLTLGLDQEVTDQELWQALEIAQAKDFVSDKEGLLDALVETGGRNFSGGQKQRLSIARAVLRRTPFLILDDATSALDTITESKLLKAIRENLPHTSLILISQRTSTLQMADQILLLEKGELLAIGKHEDLMKSSQVYREINASQHGKED
- the thrB gene encoding homoserine kinase; translated protein: MKIIVPATSANIGPGFDSVGVAVTKYLQIEVCEERDEWLIEHQIGKWIPHDERNLLLKIALQIAPDLQPRRLKMTSDVPLARGLGSSSSVIVAGIELANQLGKLNLSDHDKLQLATKIEGHPDNVAPAIYGNLVVASSVEGHVSAIVADFPECDFLAYIPNYELRTRDSRGVLPKKLSYKEAVAASSIANVAVAALLAGDMVTAGQAIEGDLFHERYRQDLVREFATIKQVAKENDAYATYLSGAGPTVMVLASHDKMPTIKAELQKQSFKGKLHDLKVDTQGVRVETK
- a CDS encoding ABC transporter ATP-binding protein, translating into MRRQTANQTLTRLAKDLARHPFLLFLAFLGTIAQVGLSIYLPILIGQVIDQVLVTGSSPVFWQIFIQMVLVVIGNTLVQWVNPLLYNRLIFSYTRDLRERIIHKLHRLPIAFVDRQGSGEMVSRVTTDIEQLAAGLTMIFNQFFIGVLMILVSILAMLQIHLLMTLLVLLLTPLSMVISRFIAKRSYHLFQKQTETRGIQTQLIEESLSQQTIIQSFNAQEEFIQRLHEANDNYSSYSQSAIFYSSTVNPSTRFVNALIYALLAGVGAYRIMMGSTLTIGRLVTFLNYVQQYTKPFNDISSVLAELQSALACAERVYAVLESPEVAETGKEVLTSDQVKGAISFKQVSFGYHPEKILIKDLSIDIPAGSKVAIVGPTGAGKSTLINLLMRFYPINSGDILLDGRSIYDYTRASLRQQFGMVLQETWLKQGTIHDNIAFGNPKASREQVIAAAKAANADFFIQQLPQGYDTKLENAGESLSVGQSQLLTIARVFLAIPKILILDEATSSIDTRTEVLVQDAFAKLMKGRTSFIIAHRLSTIQDADLILVLVDGDIVEHGNHQDLMARKGKYYQMQKAAVFSSE
- the msrB gene encoding peptide-methionine (R)-S-oxide reductase MsrB, whose translation is MAEIYLAGGCFWGLEEYFSRISGVLATSVGYANGQVETTNYQLLKETDHAETVQVIYDEKAVSLREILLYYFRVIDPLSINQQGNDRGRQYRTGIYYQDEADLPAIYTVVQEQERMLGRKIAVEVEKLRHYILAEDYHQDYLKKNPSGYCHIDVTDAEKPLIDASHYEKPSQEVLRKSLSEESYHVTQEAATEAPFTNAYDQTFEEGIYVDITTGEPLFFAKDKFASGCGWPSFSRPISKELIHYYKDMSHGMDRIEVRSRSGNAHLGHVFTDGPQELGGLRYCINSASLRFVAKDEMEEAGYGYLLPYLNK